One region of Emys orbicularis isolate rEmyOrb1 chromosome 4, rEmyOrb1.hap1, whole genome shotgun sequence genomic DNA includes:
- the KISS1 gene encoding metastasis-suppressor KiSS-1 has translation MNPFSSMLLLLFFSNAPFGEPAERSFPLWSPRHTGDHFKYLASPAHWDQAIPCSESKPSPGKAEPRSTPPLLCKPQEDSQVQLGQGIHPARSRAISVPKGSLLVEREKDLSAYNWNSFGLRYGKRQADTGEAKVKIL, from the exons ATGAATCCTTTCAGCTCCATGCTCCTGCTTCTCTTCTTCTCCAATGCTCCGTTTGGGGAACCCGCAGAAAGATCTTTCCCCCTCTGGAGCCCTCGACACACAG GTGACCATTTCAAATACCTGGCCAGCCCGGCCCACTGGGATCAAGCCATTCCTTGCTCGGAAAGCaagcccagccctgggaaggcagAACCGAGATCCACGCCGCCCCTGCTGTGCAAGCCGCAGGAGGACAGCCAGGTCCAGCTGGGGCAAGGGATCCAtccagccaggagcagagccatcTCTGTCCCCAAGGGCTCACTGCTCGTGGAGCGGGAGAAGGATCTCTCCGCCTACAACTGGAACTCGTTCGGCTTGAGATACGGCAAGAGGCAAGCAGACACCGGGGAAGCCAAGGTGAAAATATTGTGA